The DNA segment TTGGAATACAATTTGTTTTGCAGTTTTGGAGAGACAAACCTTGAACTTGCAGCCTTAAGTTTGTAAATTGGCAGATGAGGATGATCCATGTCTACCCTGTTGAAAGAGAGAGACATCAACTACATACTCAAAGCTGGTTTCAATCATATAAGGGAACAAGAACACCACCACTGATAGCTGAAACTTACTCCTATCAAAGAAGCCAATTTTGTCAATGTGGGTCTAGGACCCAAAGGCTCTTTTCACCTGCATACTTGATGAGGTCATCAAATATGGACGAAACTAGACTTAAGTAATACAATATTCAAGAAAGAGTATCTGAGACTAACCAGCACGTAATGTCCTCTACTCGTTGGTGCTGTAAATAATGTATCATTAGTAAATGATCAAACATCATTGATCAGTGGAAACGAATAAGAAGAAACCCATTATTCTAAAGTTGtcagataaaaaaattaacaagtCTTGTAGTTAATATGCAACTTAGAAAGTGAATGAAGATGATATACCTGTTTTGTTTGTTGCCTTCCCTACTCCGTGTGCTCTAATCTAAACTTGGGTTTCATCTAAGAGataaacaaatcaaagaaagagTCAGATGAGGAGGAGGgatgttaaaaaacaaaaaaaaggcaCAGGGTGCAGTTGTTGGTAGCAGATTTACCTTTTTCCTGAAAGGCAGCTCAGGCAGGGACGTCTTGTACACTACTTGTAGCTGAAATTTCAAACAATGTATGCAACAAAAGATAGTTAGCTTGGTAGAAAAACTAAACATAGATTAACTATCGCCGCTGCAAATGCGTACAATCTAGTGTAGACACCTTGAAACAGTACTTCCAGTGACACAAAACTAAAACCTTTTCACAACGTACGGTTTAGCTGACAATAGACACTAGCTCTCCAAGAAGCGTAAAGAGAAAGACGGAGAGGAAGTGTTTCATAATGGTGGAGAAAACTAAGAAGTATACCTACACTGCTTTATAGAAAGCCACTAAAAGACTAAAGCTCGAGAGCTAGACCACATAAACTGATTTACATATAAAGAATGTATGGTAAAAGGCATATAGACTCCGCACAAACATGCAAAAAGCTAGTAGCCCTTTCCCTCTACAAGAGATAAACAAGACTTACTTGAGATGATTGCTACTTAGTTCATTAATCTTTCCAGGTGTTGCAGGCTTCAGCAGTCCTTTGAATTGACGCTCTTACATcttcaaacaaaaagaaactccTCCTTGCAATCATTTTGAAATGGATTCCCTTGATCTTTATTAACATCCTCTTGGATAGTTGGTAAGCCCTTCCTTTGACTCTTATGCTCCAAAAcacctgattttttttttgacaaatacatcaatcagCAAAAGTAAGCTATACACACAAACTGATTATCAAAATCTAGAAGGTAACAAAACGTAGCTGGTTCGAAATTCAAAATGACCTGCGCTAGTGAAGTaggcatttttttttccaggcaAGACTTTTGCTTAGATTAATCACACATTGTCCATCCTCATCTGCCTCTGAATGTTATTAAAGAAGGTAACCAAACGTAAGCACACCAACGAAGGCGAAAGTCTCATTCTTTCTATCTCTAATTCCTACCTCATAAAGATAGAAAAATACCAATCTCTACAATCACGCAGATTTTggaaaaatttaacaaaactcAAAACCCTTCTAAAAATCCATACCGGAGAGGAGGAGAAAAGGAGGCTATCATCTTCAGAAGCGACATCAATCAGACCCAAGGCCATCGACTTTGACCTCGCTTTGCTTAGTCTCGTTGTCTAAGATCTCCAacgatgaagaaaaaaataacagtTGTTTCTCAACTCTTGTCTTCTCACCTTCAACACAATCATATACAACGATGTAGTTTCGTAAAGCATTTTTTCTTGTTGTTGGATATGAAGTCTCTGGATTTGGAGAGGAAGCTCTCGTAGTCGTATTGTTCTAAGGAAATGAAAAGTTCAAGAATAGAGCCAAACCGTGTAACGTTTGTTGGTAGTTCTTACAGCAATGACGTTGAAACCTTACGTAGTCGTGTTGAAGACTCTACTCTTTGAAAATCAAAGGTAAGTAAAGTCAAAACTAAACACACCAAACAAAAAAGTCTAACCAAACAAAATGGGTGGCTGTCCCAAGTGATATCATACAGAACTCATGACATAAGTTAAGGAAGCAAAATGTTacgaaaacaaacaaacaaaaaaggtgTGAAATTTGATGACAATTATAACCTTTATCCAAGCTTTGAACAAGGCACAGAGTTAAAGCTAAGGTGGGTATTTATTCTCCAGGCACAGGGACTCCTTGCTTCAGCTTCTCCCGCTTGAGCTTCTTCTTAGAAACGGGCTTCTTCTTCCTTGGGGGTAGGTTCTTCTGAGCATACACGTACATCACGTAGTTGGCGACAAGGAACACAACAAGCGGACCTCCGACAACAAGCAGCACGATTAGTCCCGGGTTCAATCCTTTGGCTTCAGCAGCCGCCTATCAAATGTCAAACCAATGAGTtgcatataaaatatcataCCAACCATTCTAGACACAAACACTCTAGGATCGATCACGCTTATACCAAGCAAAACGTGCATGCAATTGTTTGTTAATCACCACACTATTAACAATGTTTCAAAATGAGATGAGACTGGTTTCACATTTGAATAATATCGCAATTTTTTTCTCGTAATTAAATCATTAACAAAATAGTCTAAATTCCTCAAAAAGTAATCAAATGAACATCTTTAAGAGATCTAATTAGAGGGATCGTAGAAAGGGAGCCGTTGGATCATACAGAAGCAGCAAGTATAGAGATGATTAACGACGAATCGACGATACCTTTCCGGCGAAACCTTCTCCATCCATGAATACGATCCGAAATCTGCAAGATCAGCTTCAGCAACGTAAGAATGTTAGGAGGAGAAAGTGTAGGAAACGAAGATCTGTTTTCAGACGAGATTATTAAGACACAAGTACACACGCAGATTTGTCACTACACGTGTTTTATATCCACTACATAGCCACTTCCAGTCATTGTAAAACTCTTATTTTTGACCCCTTTACTTTTCAGGAATGTCCCAATTCACCCGTAACTTCTATTATGTTGGTTAGACCCCTGCCTAAACAAGATTTGAGTAATcggttttaatttaatttcagtTAGCAGCAAGATCGTTGGTTCTAGTTTCAAGCAATGACTGGAATCATGCTGTCTGAAAATCAGGTGCTATTATATCTAGTCATGTTTTCTCTTCCTAAACTAGAATAGGAATATTTCgacaaattattaaaatttctgAAGTCTTTTTTACCAATTCATATTTCCTTTCAGAATGCCCTTTGGGTATATGTGGTTTCCAATGAAATTGCAGTGTTTATTCAACTCAAGCTAAGCACAAGATCTGAAGTCGTCTTTATAGTAGTACCAAAGTAGCCTTGATGTTATACTAAACACTTGGAACAAAAACTAGAATTAAAAAAGTGTCATTTGGACATATGTAGTCAGTAACAATAGTTTCAACGACTCCATATCCACCACAAAAGCAACAACATTGAGAAACTGACTATGTACAAACGTGGGAAGAGCTCAGTTGTTGGAGACATTGGTGTTGACAGTTATCTCCAAAAGCCTATTCACTGGTTGTCTACAGATTGGACAAAGGTTCGTCTGAAACCTCAAAAGCTTTGCACAACCGCTACACATACACTACCAACACACCCAAAGAAAGTTAGCAAAATCTCTCCAAAGTAGATTGCAAAACAGATGTTGTAAACTAATGCATACCATGTGCCTGCAAGGGAGAACAGTGGTGTCTCGCGGCTCAGTCAAGCAAATCACACATTCCTTACCACTCTCCGTTTCATCTTCTCCACCACTACCATCAGCTGTATTACCAATCCCGTAAATCTCCTTGAGAACATACTTACTCCCATTCACCCACAAGACCTGCTTCACCACTTTAGCCTTGTACTCGCCTTTCTCCTTCTCCAAAACCGCATGAGTTATCTGACGATTCGGTGTTTTCCCCTCAGCCTTCACCGCCACATGATACACATCAGACTCGTTAGCCTCAACCAACTCAGCCTCTGATAAAGCAGACAGCTCAATCCCTGTTCCACAAGGCTGCTTGAACTTCTGTCCTAAACCCTTTGGGAAACTAACAGTTGTAGATGGAAACAGATCCGCCTTAGTAGCAATCAAGTCACAGTCTTTGCCTTCTTTAGCAAAGAACATCACAGTGATGCTGTTGATCAAGAAAGACAAAAGTAAGATCTCCAACAAAGACAATCTCTAATTTCACAAGAATCGTTTTTTTGTACCTTCCGGGAACGTTGGCGTCGAAGGTGAAGGAGAGCAAGAACTTGCCGGGGTTTGATTCATCGGGCTCGAATCTCAAGGTGTCCTTGTTCAAATTGACGTCGTTCTTTATAGTCACGGCTTCCTGGTGCTCCACGTAAGCAACCTGAGGGTAGGGAGCCCTAGTAGCACCCTGAGGATTGTGGTATGGATAGTAGCCCTGGTAGTACTGGTGATACTGCAACGGAGGAGGATGATTAGGGTTTGTGTACGGCGGCGGATCTCGGCGAATTCCACCGGTTACATTGCCCATGATGAATCAACTTTGCGAAGATCGATACGAATCAAAGAGAATCGGTGGAATGGTGATGATCGGGGAAGAAGCCAACGCTAGGAACGATCAGAACCGAGATTGGTTTATTATTCAAttctctatttatttatttattattactcTTTTATAATTCTTCTTTCTCTACTCTCTTTGGGCCTTTACATAAATTAGAAAGAGATAGACAACTGTTTTTCATGGATCAATAACAGCAGTATCAGTAGCTTAGGGTGGAGTCTTGAGGATCATATGAGCTTAGAATATTTTGGATTACGAACGTATAACAAAAGCTTCTCAGCTTTGCATGTTGAGATAGAAGAGTTACTTTGGACAGCTTCATGTATGAAAAACAGAAGAATTACTTCAGTACGGTTTGAAACGGACTGCTCAGACTTAGTGGATATGACTACAAACCCGGTGGACTGGCTAGCATTCGCGACAGAGATCGATGTATCCCAGAGGTTACAGGATGACTTCGAAGATGTGAGACCGTCTCATATTCCTCGGAGTCGGAATAGCCGGGCAGACAGGTTAGCAAAAGATGCATGGACCAAAAGTTATAGTTTCTTCCACATAGATCAGACCCAGACAGATGAAAATGTTATTCGGAGGTTCAACTCGTCTGTTCTCCACTTGATCTGCTTAAATGGATAGATGACAAAGACAATTGTTTTTCAATATCCTCATttctacttcttcttttttttttcttttgcaaattTCTGCTTGTAAAATCAATAGTTACATGATATTATTACAAAACAACAGTGGGGGATACAAAGACAAGTGCTGGATTGTCTCGGTTTTGACCGGTCAGTATATCTGCTATTATTATGCAGGTTTTAGAAGTTAGGATTTTGAAGAAGTTGTAGGAGCCGAGTGTGTTTGAAGGTTGGACAAAGTCCCTAGCTCATGGCAATTTTGATTGGCCAAAGTCTGGTGCATTGCAATCTGTGGTGGATGATAGTTATGTGACATGTCATATGATGGTTTAGTTGTGTGTTATAGTTTCTGAACAATGTTGATAACCAATGTTTAAAAAAGTCGTTAAGTGGTAATTAAGCTTTTATAGGGAATTATTGATTATACATGCTTTTAGACTGGTTTTTGAACGCTTAAACCAACTTTATAAAAAGTCATTCGTGAAAAAACATTTTGTTTAAGTTTGATTTACAGTTTAGACGCCGTCTACctaccgatttttagaacacttaacattttgttattatatttttatttgtttttgtggtAGTTGATTATAATTGGTAAAACATAAAGGCAAACGCAAGAATATAACCTCATTGATTTTAATTCCAGTCACTTGATAAAGGGTCTGTTTGTTTCTCCAGTCatttggataaaaaaaaaagagttttgtttgtttagacaCTAAAAGTACAACTCATTCAGATGGATCATCCGGATGACTTTTGGAAACCAAAATatcacattttcccgccaaaaccgcaaaaacgtatttttccgccaaaaccgcaaaaacgcgttttcccgtcaaaaccgcaaaaacgtgttttcccgtcaaaaccgcaaaaacgcgtttttccgtaaaaaccgcaaaaaacgtgttttcccgccaaaacagcaaaaatgcattttcccgccaaaaacgcgttttcccgccaaaaccgcaaaacgcgtttttccgccaaaaccgcaaaatgcgttttcctgccaaaacagcaaaaacgcattttcccgctaaaaatgtgtttttccgccaaaaccgcaaaacgcgttttcccgccaataacgaaaaatctcgttttctcgtcaaaaccgaaaaatttcattttaatgtgTTTCCCTCCAAAAACTGCAAAAtgtattttctcgccaaaaccgaaaatttgtattttcccgccaaaaccgaaaaatcttgtttttccgccataaccgaaaaatcttgtttttccgccgaaaccgaaaaatgtgttttctcgctaaaacaaaaaaatctttttttccgcccaaaccgcaaaaagaaaattcgttaattttgaaataattctaatgtaaatatattaaactaaataattaaatataatatagttaaaattaatatcaaacatatgattaaaccaacacaagggtattttggtaatttgtttacttaactcatttgaatggaaatggaaatgaaaataaagaaacaaacataagattCATTTAGATAATTCATCTAGATGAGCCATGTGgatagacaaacaaacaatcacaaaaatgTGAATGGATCATCtgaatagatcatacaaatgaatcatttggatgaagatgacaaatggtgaaacaaacagcCCCAAACTTGGCATTGGTGTAAGAAAAAACAATTACACCAAATGATATTGCACAAAAAAGCAAGTAGAAGATATAAACTAAGAAAACGGagatttgatttggatacatttgTACGTAGAAAAAAAGATAACAACTATTTGAAgttatcatctttttatttcaGAATGCGTTTTGGTGGATGAAAACGCTTATTAGACGTTTGCTGCACTTCTGAAAGACCCTAGAGACTTGGAACCTGAAGCCCTCAGAACGAATTGGTGGTAGACTGCAGCAGTAGCAGCTCAGATGAATGGTCCCAACCAAAAGATCCACTGTTCAATTTTTTAATCATCAAATCAAAGTTAGTTAGGATGCATGCTTGTCTTCCCtaataaacaattaatataggccttgttcgtttgctcacccaggtgatccatctggatgaagatgcaaattgatgttcgttttgtgcattataatgctacatccagatggatcatccacctgaatttttaaaaactcatctcaaattctcatcCAAGTGAAGGTGAATtttgatggtgcatctggatgcagatgcatctagttcagtccaaaatgataaatgacaaaaatgaccttttaaaatcaaaatattatttttaaaccgtaaattttatttttttgcatatacatttttctgctataaccaaaaaatgcattttctcacaaaaacagaaaaacacattttcccaccaaaactgcaagatgcgtttttccgcaaaaaaatataaaacacacattttcataaaaacacattttgtttttgtatatgtacctgttgttttaatttttatcctTTAATTAGTCACTCAAATTATCAGAGTGTAGCACAGCTCAAGTATACCAAGATCGACAACACATCTCTCGATATATATctgtttcaaaattaatattataatctGCATTCGAACAATAGTCCATTTGGAGCTACATGGTATAGGTCAAAAAATTTATACTGTAATGTCCGACTATCTATGAGAACCCATTCTCCTCTAAATATGTTTTATCTCTAAAGTCATCAATGATAATTGATGAACCACCAATTATAAGTATGAAAAACGGGTTGGTGATTTATTTGAACCTCTGGTCCTATTTAAATCTACAACTTTGCCTGCTGTTTTCTATTATAACTATCAATCTACTTCAACACCACCTAGTATGCTACAAAATATTTCTTGAAGCAACAAATCATTCCACGAGCTCGTACGTTTCATTTAAGATTTTGAACAAATGAGAAATACCCAAGTTGTAACATTTTGCGAGTTAAATCTGTTGGTCATCTTCAAAATAATCCGTTGGTTCTACTATATAGATAGATAATGGTGATTCTCcagttttatgttttgtttcggAAGTCTTGAAAACCTAAATGATTAGCTGTAAGTAGCACCAGATGATGACGTTGAAGAAGATAGGAAGGAAGAGCAAAGACTCTGAGAGAAAGCTTTCTTCAACAATTACTTAAAGCTGTAGAACGAACGAGAGTTATCAGTCTATTAGCTTAAGAGTTCCAATTGATACTCGTATTGTGAGAAAGTGAAATCTTGAAGAGTCACTAGAGAGACAGTGTATTGTGTGTGTTATTCCTAATCTTAATGATACTGAAGAATGTAAATGAAGAGGGAAGAGTTGCATGAAAGCACGATGCAAAGACAGTTCACAATAAAACCAAAGAAAATGATATCAATTGCTCAACGAGATAGTTTAGGATGATTATGAAATGAATCCAAACATTATACTCATGAAGTGAAAGTTTAGGATTAACTACGAAATGATCCTTATGCAGTAAACTACAATACTTCTAGCCAACGATAAGCAAACTACCACAATCCACCAAACAGATCAAAGCAATAGCATAGAAAGACCAAATCAACCTCACATTCTGATCATTCAAGACACCGCGATTGATAAACTCATTATGGTTCTTgaaacagaaacaagaaaacacaacaaCAAATCCAAAACTGAGTCATTCTAattgaggaaaaaaaaaagacagcatTTTTTCGATTCCTTAGTTCTCAGGAATATCAATCTCACCCTCTTGAATCTCCTGCTGAAGATCCTTAGGGTCCTTCCCATCAACAGTGCACCCAACAGAGACACAAGTCCCAAGAATCTCCCTAACAGTCCCACTCAGCTCCTTAGCAATAGATCTAGGCCTCATGATCCTAGCGATCTCAATCACATCATCAAACGAAATGTTACCATTGTGCTTGATGTTCTTCACCTTCTTACGGTCCCTCTCCGGCTCCTTCAAGGCCTTGATGACAAGCGCCGCGGCAGATGGAACCACCGTGACCTTAGCCTGACGATTCTGAACCGTTAGCTTGACGGTGACGCGGAGCCCTTTCCACTCCTTGGCGGTCTCTTTGGCGATGTCTTCTCCGATCTTCTTGGGGGCGAGACCGAGGGGACCGATCTTGGGAGCGAGGGAGCTGGCGGCTCCGACTTCTCCTCCGGTTACACGGACGTAGACGTCGACGATCTGGCTCGGGTCCAACTTAGGAGGCATGGTTGTGGAGTGTGGAGAGGCGCCGTCAAATGAtttcttttagggttttttttttttgaaggagAGGAGTGATAGTTGTGGCGGAACCTAGTGtttatatatgatgatgtaGATTATTCGTGTAACGGCCCAgcccaaatatatatatgggcCTTTAGAAAATCTcactaaaacaaataaatgcatattagttttttttttttcttttaccaaTTGATTTTGATCCATCAAACTGAAGAATATACGAGGGTGAAAATCTAAATCCGACGGAAACAATTTAACATCTCCAGAAGCATAGCCTACAAAGGGAAAACTCAAACCCAAACAACAGGTGACATACAAAAACTACTATGATCACTAGATAAATCTTCACTCTTGCATTTAACCCCAAGACAAATAATCTTTTATCTTCCTTgagaaagagattagagataGGATTTCTAGGCTTGGACGAGCCGGATTACGTGCAGCGAACTGCACTAAAAAGAAACAGCGATGCAATGGCATTACAACGGCACAAGATTAAGATTACATGAACCTTCAGTTTTCGGTATCAAACCAGAACACGAACTCGAGAGTCTAACACCATACACCAACCAAGAAGCAACACACAAGCCTAGAATTTAAGCTTCCTTCTCAACTGATCCTTCATCGGAGAACCTAACACCC comes from the Brassica napus cultivar Da-Ae chromosome A7, Da-Ae, whole genome shotgun sequence genome and includes:
- the LOC106352827 gene encoding DNA-binding protein S1FA1, with product MDGEGFAGKAAAEAKGLNPGLIVLLVVGGPLVVFLVANYVMYVYAQKNLPPRKKKPVSKKKLKREKLKQGVPVPGE
- the LOC106352828 gene encoding probable E3 ubiquitin-protein ligase LUL2 — protein: MGNVTGGIRRDPPPYTNPNHPPPLQYHQYYQGYYPYHNPQGATRAPYPQVAYVEHQEAVTIKNDVNLNKDTLRFEPDESNPGKFLLSFTFDANVPGSITVMFFAKEGKDCDLIATKADLFPSTTVSFPKGLGQKFKQPCGTGIELSALSEAELVEANESDVYHVAVKAEGKTPNRQITHAVLEKEKGEYKAKVVKQVLWVNGSKYVLKEIYGIGNTADGSGGEDETESGKECVICLTEPRDTTVLPCRHMCMCSGCAKLLRFQTNLCPICRQPVNRLLEITVNTNVSNN
- the LOC106352830 gene encoding 60S ribosomal protein L12-2-like, with product MPPKLDPSQIVDVYVRVTGGEVGAASSLAPKIGPLGLAPKKIGEDIAKETAKEWKGLRVTVKLTVQNRQAKVTVVPSAAALVIKALKEPERDRKKVKNIKHNGNISFDDVIEIARIMRPRSIAKELSGTVREILGTCVSVGCTVDGKDPKDLQQEIQEGEIDIPEN